A DNA window from Drosophila virilis strain 15010-1051.87 chromosome 4, Dvir_AGI_RSII-ME, whole genome shotgun sequence contains the following coding sequences:
- the LOC6628893 gene encoding zinc finger protein 853, producing MSELKFEYNCSQFEVEDTENLFGQMNLQPQVKQQHMAESKEKLNDDDEKTLKQQQLEQDLEQLQRRQSIVYDNAQKQVAVLENLLKTVDSDWQKEVPTGAVTQQDPAPQAYRFKDIYEHKKQQLLRQRLEQERAQRQFRSRPMPNFDQVHQQLANKQVVHHITCAVTPNVLKTSRNMLLKRRQKVEQLLQEREQERLQQQKLRPKTKPVPKFNAAPLKPANGQSSQFQLEVKPFRLSTELRAEQRKIFNSKSHLMQETRRREQAEQRKRLEHEEFKKQRQLATFRARPNPFKLQFDRAAHHE from the coding sequence ATGTCGGAGCTAAAATTTGAGTACAACTGCAGCCAGTTTGAGGTGGAGGACACCGAAAATCTTTTCGGTCAAATGAATTTGCAGCCGCAGGTTAAACAGCAGCATATGGCCGAGTCCAAGGAGAAGTTGAATGATGATGACGAGAAGACGCTGAAGCAACAGCAATTGGAACAGGATCTCGAGCAGCTGCAACGTCGCCAGAGCATTGTATACGACAATGCCCAGAAGCAAGTGGCTGTACTCGAGAATCTGCTGAAGACCGTTGATTCCGACTGGCAGAAGGAGGTGCCAACGGGCGCAGTTACGCAGCAAGATCCCGCGCCGCAGGCCTACCGCTTCAAGGACATCTATGAACACAAGAAACAGCAGCTGCTACGCCAGCGGCTCGAGCAGGAGCGTGCCCAACGCCAGTTCCGCAGCCGGCCCATGCCCAATTTCGACCAGGTCCATCAGCAGCTGGCCAACAAGCAGGTCGTGCATCACATAACCTGTGCGGTCACACCGAATGTCCTGAAAACGTCACGTAACATGCTGCTAAAGCGACGCCAGAAGgtcgagcagctgctgcaggaacGCGAGCAGgagcggctgcagcagcagaagctgcgCCCCAAGACAAAGCCGGTGCCCAAGTTCAATGCGGCCCCACTGAAGCCAGCCAATGGTCAATCCTCGCAGTTTCAGCTGGAGGTCAAACCCTTCCGCCTCTCCACGGAGCTGCGTGCTGAGCAGCGCAAGATATTCAATTCAAAGTCGCATCTGATGCAGGAAACCCGACGCCGGGAGCAGGCGGAGCAGCGCAAACGTCTCGAGCACGAGGAGTTCAAAAAGCAGCGCCAATTGGCCACATTCCGAGCCCGACCAAATCCGTTCAAGCTCCAATTCGACCGAGCTGCCCACCACGAGTAG